One window of Cryobacterium arcticum genomic DNA carries:
- a CDS encoding D-alanine--D-alanine ligase family protein: protein MSESEFLDVVVLAGGISHERDVSIRSGRRVADELTNLGHRVTLLDPQAGLLTELAERRPDVIWPVLHGATGEDGALLSLLETTGIPHVGPRGTAAGLAWSKPTAKELVRRAGYSTPAWIALSRETFRDLGAASVLEHLVTALGTPLVVKPAQGGSAQGVTIVETAAGLPRAMVDAYTYADTALVETKIEGTELAVTVIDTGDGPQALPAVEIVPVSGVFSFEARYNAGETLFFTPARIAPDIAATVAETAVAIHRLLGLAQLSRIDLMVDADGVAWFLEANVLPGLTETSLAPQSIEASGETLGAVYAALARAASVSLR from the coding sequence ATGAGCGAATCCGAGTTCCTTGACGTAGTGGTTCTCGCGGGCGGCATCTCGCACGAACGGGACGTCTCCATCCGCAGCGGCCGACGCGTCGCCGACGAGCTGACCAACCTCGGCCACCGGGTCACCCTGCTCGACCCGCAAGCCGGATTGCTCACCGAACTCGCCGAGCGCCGGCCTGACGTCATCTGGCCGGTGCTCCACGGTGCCACCGGAGAAGACGGCGCCCTGCTGTCCCTCCTGGAAACCACGGGAATCCCGCACGTTGGACCCCGGGGAACCGCGGCAGGCCTGGCCTGGTCCAAGCCCACCGCCAAGGAACTCGTGCGCCGGGCCGGGTACTCCACTCCAGCCTGGATCGCCCTCTCCCGCGAGACCTTCCGGGACCTCGGTGCGGCCAGCGTGCTCGAACACCTCGTCACCGCGCTCGGCACCCCGCTGGTGGTCAAGCCGGCCCAGGGCGGCTCGGCCCAGGGTGTCACCATCGTCGAGACCGCCGCCGGGCTTCCCCGCGCCATGGTGGATGCCTACACCTACGCCGACACCGCCCTCGTGGAGACCAAGATCGAGGGCACCGAGCTCGCGGTGACAGTCATCGACACCGGCGACGGCCCCCAGGCCCTTCCGGCCGTGGAAATCGTGCCCGTCAGCGGTGTTTTCAGCTTCGAAGCCCGCTATAACGCCGGCGAAACGCTGTTCTTCACACCCGCACGCATCGCGCCGGACATCGCCGCCACTGTGGCGGAGACCGCCGTGGCGATCCACCGCCTACTCGGTCTGGCCCAGCTGTCCCGAATCGACCTCATGGTGGATGCCGATGGTGTCGCCTGGTTCTTGGAAGCGAATGTTCTCCCCGGCCTCACCGAGACGTCGCTCGCACCCCAGTCGATCGAGGCATCCGGCGAGACTCTTGGCGCCGTGTACGCCGCCCTGGCCCGAGCCGCCTCGGTCAGCTTGCGCTGA
- the trxA gene encoding thioredoxin produces the protein MSARAVTDATFDQEVINNEKTVLVDFWAEWCGPCRAVSPILDQIAAENSDKIDIVKLNVDDHPALAAKYMITSIPAMKVFQKGEVVKTVIGAKPKPALEADLAAYLK, from the coding sequence ATGTCAGCACGCGCCGTTACCGACGCCACCTTCGACCAGGAAGTCATCAACAACGAGAAGACCGTCCTGGTGGACTTCTGGGCCGAGTGGTGTGGCCCGTGTCGCGCCGTCAGCCCGATCCTCGACCAGATCGCCGCTGAGAACTCCGACAAGATCGACATCGTCAAGCTGAACGTCGACGACCACCCGGCCCTCGCCGCGAAGTACATGATCACCTCCATCCCCGCGATGAAGGTCTTCCAGAAGGGCGAGGTCGTCAAGACCGTCATCGGCGCCAAGCCGAAGCCCGCCCTCGAAGCCGACCTGGCCGCCTACCTCAAGTAG
- a CDS encoding PLP-dependent aminotransferase family protein produces the protein MTAIGTPQAGNNLDPWYHHYAERAAALRASEVRALFAVASRPEVVSLAGGMPYVAALPQDLVMNALENVMRKQGPVALQYGSGQGVPLFREQILEVMALEGIRANADDVVVTTGSQHALELVSKLFLDPGDVVISEGPSYVTAMVIFKSYQADVDHVPMDDQGMIPEALREHIARLKAAGRTIKFLYTIPSFHNPAGVTLSWARRLEILEIARENQILVLEDNPYGLLYFDQKAPDAMRSVERDGVIYLGTFSKTLAPGFRVGWALAPHAIREKLVLANEAAVLSPSSFSQLVISEYLATADWKGQINTFRGVYRERKNAMLSALAEYLPELTWTNPNGGFYVWLNLPETLDSKAMLPRAVKELVAYTPGTAFFADGQGRQNIRLSFCYPTPEHIRLGIRRLATVVRDELELLDTFAGTGSLSPAHDGRRFGAPPPDIN, from the coding sequence GTGACAGCGATAGGCACCCCCCAGGCCGGCAACAACCTCGACCCGTGGTATCACCACTACGCCGAGCGAGCCGCCGCCCTGCGCGCCTCCGAGGTACGCGCCCTGTTCGCGGTCGCCTCCCGCCCAGAGGTCGTCTCCCTGGCCGGCGGAATGCCCTACGTCGCCGCTCTGCCGCAGGACCTCGTCATGAACGCGCTCGAGAACGTCATGCGCAAACAAGGTCCCGTGGCCCTGCAATATGGCTCTGGTCAGGGAGTTCCCTTATTCCGGGAGCAGATTCTCGAGGTCATGGCCCTCGAGGGCATCCGGGCGAACGCCGACGACGTCGTCGTCACCACGGGGTCGCAGCACGCCCTCGAACTGGTCAGCAAGCTCTTCCTCGACCCGGGTGACGTCGTCATCTCGGAGGGGCCGAGCTACGTCACCGCGATGGTGATCTTCAAGTCGTACCAGGCGGACGTGGACCACGTTCCGATGGACGACCAGGGCATGATCCCTGAGGCCCTGCGCGAGCACATCGCCCGGCTGAAGGCCGCGGGCCGCACGATCAAGTTCCTGTACACGATTCCCAGCTTCCACAATCCGGCCGGGGTCACGCTCAGCTGGGCGCGTCGCCTGGAGATCCTCGAGATCGCCCGGGAGAACCAGATCCTGGTTCTCGAGGACAACCCCTACGGGCTGCTCTACTTCGACCAGAAGGCACCGGATGCGATGCGGTCGGTCGAGCGCGACGGCGTCATCTACCTGGGCACCTTCTCCAAGACCCTGGCACCCGGGTTCCGGGTGGGCTGGGCCCTGGCGCCGCACGCCATCCGCGAGAAGCTGGTGCTGGCCAACGAAGCCGCCGTGCTCTCCCCCAGTTCGTTCAGCCAACTCGTCATCTCCGAGTACCTGGCCACGGCAGACTGGAAAGGCCAGATCAACACCTTCCGCGGTGTCTACCGCGAACGCAAGAACGCCATGCTCTCGGCGCTGGCAGAATACCTGCCGGAGCTCACCTGGACCAACCCCAACGGTGGCTTCTACGTGTGGCTGAACCTGCCCGAGACCCTGGACTCCAAGGCCATGCTGCCACGCGCGGTCAAGGAGCTGGTGGCGTACACCCCCGGCACCGCCTTCTTCGCGGACGGCCAGGGCCGCCAGAACATCCGGTTGTCGTTCTGCTATCCGACTCCGGAACACATCCGCCTCGGCATCCGCCGCCTGGCCACCGTCGTGCGCGACGAACTGGAGCTGCTCGACACCTTCGCCGGCACCGGCTCCCTGTCGCCCGCCCACGACGGTCGCCGTTTCGGTGCCCCGCCGCCCGACATCAACTGA
- the trxB gene encoding thioredoxin-disulfide reductase, with translation MRQIIIIGSGPAGFTAAIYAARANMKPLLIASSVEAGGELMNTTDVENFPGFADGIQGPELMAKMQEQAEKFGTEVVYDDVTKLEFGDTVKSVTLGNGETHEALSVIFATGSAYRKLGIHDEERLSGRGVSWCATCDGFFFKEKVIAVVGGGDSAMEEATFLTRFASKVYIIHRKDTLRASKIMQERAKSHPKIEFVWNTEVVGIDGEDAVEGLRLRDTVTGAESNLPIGGLFVAIGNDPRTHLVHNLLDLTSDGTIAVAGRSSKTSQAGVFAAGDVIDPTYRQAVTAAASGTVAALDAEHYLATLPEDLLAQAGDPEFASVTN, from the coding sequence GTGCGTCAGATCATCATCATCGGTTCGGGCCCTGCCGGGTTCACGGCCGCCATTTACGCTGCGCGGGCGAACATGAAGCCGCTCCTGATCGCCAGCTCGGTCGAGGCCGGCGGTGAACTGATGAACACCACCGACGTGGAGAACTTCCCCGGCTTCGCCGACGGCATCCAGGGTCCCGAGCTGATGGCCAAGATGCAGGAGCAGGCCGAGAAGTTCGGCACTGAGGTCGTCTACGACGACGTCACGAAGCTGGAATTCGGCGACACCGTGAAGTCGGTGACCCTGGGCAACGGCGAGACGCACGAGGCCCTCTCGGTGATCTTCGCCACCGGCTCCGCCTACCGCAAGCTCGGCATCCACGATGAAGAGCGTCTGAGCGGCCGGGGTGTCTCCTGGTGCGCCACTTGCGACGGGTTCTTCTTCAAGGAGAAGGTCATCGCCGTCGTCGGCGGCGGCGACTCCGCCATGGAGGAGGCCACCTTCCTCACCCGCTTCGCCAGCAAGGTCTACATCATCCACCGCAAGGACACCCTGCGGGCGTCCAAGATCATGCAGGAGCGCGCCAAGTCGCACCCGAAGATCGAGTTCGTCTGGAACACCGAGGTCGTCGGCATCGATGGTGAAGACGCTGTGGAGGGCCTGCGCCTGCGCGACACCGTCACGGGTGCCGAAAGCAACCTCCCGATCGGCGGCCTGTTCGTGGCGATCGGCAACGACCCGCGTACCCACCTCGTGCACAACCTGCTCGACCTCACCAGCGACGGCACCATCGCGGTCGCCGGACGGTCCTCCAAGACCAGCCAGGCGGGCGTGTTCGCCGCGGGAGACGTCATTGACCCCACGTACCGCCAGGCCGTCACCGCGGCCGCCAGCGGCACCGTGGCGGCTCTGGACGCCGAACACTACCTGGCTACCCTTCCCGAGGATCTGCTGGCTCAGGCCGGCGACCCCGAATTTGCAAGCGTCACCAACTAA